A region from the Afifella aestuarii genome encodes:
- a CDS encoding chemotaxis protein CheW gives MSQHNVHDVRTSAANQYVTVRIGGQRFGLPIAAVHEVFVPEQVTRVPLAPKEVEGVLNLRGRIVTTIDLRQLLGFPPSDAKEKMAVGIEYKSESFGLIIDEVGEVMHLEEALEPCPPNLDPRWAEIVKGVYHVSGELMLILDVEAALARVTVALAA, from the coding sequence ATGAGCCAGCATAACGTCCACGACGTGCGGACGTCGGCCGCCAATCAGTACGTCACCGTCCGCATCGGTGGCCAGCGCTTCGGCCTCCCGATCGCAGCGGTCCACGAGGTGTTCGTCCCTGAACAGGTGACGCGCGTTCCTCTCGCTCCGAAAGAAGTGGAAGGCGTCCTCAATCTGCGTGGACGCATCGTCACCACCATCGATCTTCGCCAGTTGCTCGGCTTCCCGCCGAGCGATGCGAAAGAAAAGATGGCCGTCGGCATCGAGTACAAGAGCGAATCTTTCGGCCTCATCATCGATGAGGTCGGCGAGGTCATGCACCTGGAAGAGGCGCTCGAGCCCTGCCCCCCGAACCTCGACCCGCGCTGGGCGGAGATCGTCAAGGGTGTCTATCACGTCTCGGGCGAATTGATGTTGATCCTCGACGTCGAAGCAGCCCTCGCCCGCGTAACTGTCGCTCTTGCTGCCTGA